One Tachysurus fulvidraco isolate hzauxx_2018 chromosome 2, HZAU_PFXX_2.0, whole genome shotgun sequence DNA segment encodes these proteins:
- the shroom2b gene encoding protein Shroom2 isoform X5 — translation MELLEHSSNSHHSGAENLATTSVGDNHNSGFRGFSSCTPEQCLSESASTTESTFYQGSQREHHKYLQIPVSNKGCISPKIEDKTGSRFFSSGRLNINPVWHVPETSSVAYSSPTPAPPLHNDSFMTTKVHETGLGIPYSHGQPTHSHQKSYSRVTGRQADDYNFSQQGLQSQHSYNSTFKKDFLQVYPSAADYCSNELNTTKLYSLSSTDVRQGQNPFSCQPQHQRQRSDESPFYPYPKSRFAPKMQSEGIYYHSLQNLPTNKGFQKQTGSTTGFMSSTNIDNSSYGMANYRYYCITSEEPTQEFSDGVEEHKSRPESNPTHSSSDRNPVNHQRTIKLKYPLTSLQASENKSYKHTVGPPKLEASGPATVKTNSVKKEKENKWWKDGSISENQHNNNIVNQQAEQRYFTRENKDTQNGPWISKNGHKICPQKTPLLHSLAQENRVLVESTTIKTKGCLIQEKPDPISGKQGRRSDRYATILLNEIQEKRAQLQKSRSAATLNYPGEFEEELGVWKSTETSTSSSDGSFTSTYKDHLKEAQARVLQATSFKRRDLELSGNETFHGHLATKSTNGNVSRIGSRKRFSLDKRVHSFSEPDKINEVGVGDKTSEQATLGSFVDTFRFFQGASRPTFSKPIPKNSQFNPSESITGGENRFSLLVDETEIKSAKKQLFSSNKCYTTPEEQQRLGTFAEYEATWNLQKKTTGGRTSSRYHSAENILDSGIEEGSSTVCIHERSRSSPSADFHGEKISLSAEKPLVATHSENILDPETIYSDSNLMENATEPISAVKNIPMRIVHAEGISDAENKNYLLPNESPGGTDKGFTHQLNVPCSPEQPPSLFQAMQFSFSEVQKMDSTETVKLGATAIGLSEEDEKTEELARDIMGMDKSLVDILDQSKMKTTMDLMEGIYPQGEQILEGLQQRRKSASKQSPKTPPEKADDKMAASASLATSSSYYNTSAPKAELLIKMKDMQEQMKEQGSEDELEYDLASKKQELIDSLSRKLQVLREARKSLLEDMQDNNTLGEEVEATVQAICKPNELDKFCMFVGDLDKVVSLLLSLSGRLARVENALNNLEDGVSANEKHTLTEKRKLLIRQHEDAKELKENLDRRERLVYDILASYLSEEHLADYQHFVKMKSALIIEQRKLEDRIKLGEEQLKCLKDSLPLEQRLGY, via the exons ATAACTCTGGATTTAGGGGATTTTCTTCTTGTACCCCTGAACAGTGTTTGTCAGAAAGTGCTTCCACAACAGAGTCCACGTTTTACCAGGGCAGCCAAAGGGAACACCACAAGTACCTACAGATTCCTGTGAGTAATAAAGGTTGTATCAGCCCTAAGATCGAAGACAAGACTGGCTCCAGATTCTTCTCCTCTGGGAGGTTAAATATTAACCCTGTGTGGCATGTTCCAGAGACATCTTCAGTGGCTTACTCATCACCCACCCCGGCTCCACCTTTACACAATGACAGTTTCATGACAACTAAAGTTCATGAGACGGGACTAGGCATCCCATACTCACATGGACAACCTACACATTCCCATCAGAAATCCTATAGTAGAGTTACAGGCAGGCAGGCTGATGATTACAATTTTAGTCAACAAGGACTCCAATCACAACACAGCTACAACTCAACATTTAAGAAAGATTTTCTTCAGGTATACCCATCAGCTGCGGACTACTGCTCAAATGAGCTGAATACCACAAAGCTTTATTCCTTATCTAGTACTGACGTAAGACAAGGTCAGAACCCTTTTTCTTGTCAGCCTCAACACCAACGGCAGCGTAGTGATGAGAGTCCATTTTACCCTTATCCCAAGAGCAGGTTTGCACCCAAAATGCAGAGTGAGGGCATCTACTACCACAGCCTGCAAAATCTTCCCACTAATAAGGGTTTCCAGAAGCAAACTGGAAGTACAACTGGGTTTATGTCTAGCACAAATATTGACAACAGCTCTTATGGAATGGCTAATTATCGGTACTATTGCATTACTTCTGAAGAGCCCACACAGGAGTTCTCAGATGGAGTTGAAGAGCATAAATCTAGGCCAGAATCAAATCCAACCCACAGTAGCAGTGACAGGAACCCCGTAAACCATCAAAGAACCATAAAATTAAAGTACCCTCTAACTTCTTTGCAGGCATCTGAGAACAAAAGCTATAAACATACAGTCGGTCCTCCGAAATTAGAAGCTTCAGGTCCAGCAACAGTGAAGACTAACTCTgtgaaaaaagagaaggaaaataaatggtGGAAGGATGGATCAATTTCTGAGaaccaacacaacaacaacatagtGAATCAACAGGCAGAACAGAGATATTTTACCAGAGAAAATAAAGATACCCAAAATGGCCCTTGGATATCCAAGAATGGACATAAAATCTGCCCTCAGAAGACCCCATTGTTACATTCTTTAGCTCAGGAGAACAGGGTTCTGGTTGAGAGTACCACGATCAAAACAAAAGGGTGCTTAATACAAGAAAAACCCGACCCCATTAGTGGTAAGCAAGGAAGACGAAGTGACCGTTATGCCACTATTTTGCTCAATGAGATTCAAGAAAAGAGAGCCCAGCTGCAAAAGAGTCGGAGTGCAGCTACCTTAAATTATCCAGGTGAATTTGAGGAGGAACTAGGGGTCTGGAAGTCCACAGAGACATCAACATCCTCTTCAGATGGATCTTTTACAAGCACCTACAAGGACCACCTGAAAGAGGCACAAGCCAGGGTTCTACAGGCCACATCCTTTAAAAGGAGAGATCTGGAGCTTTCTGGGAATGAAACATTTCATGGTCATTTAGCCACAAAATCTACCAATGGAAATGTCTCCCGCATTGGAAGTCGAAAACGTTTCTCCCTGGACAAAAGGGTCCATTCTTTCTCAGAGCCTGACAAGATCAATGAAGTAGGTGTAGGAGACAAAACCTCAGAACAAGCAACTCTTGGATCATTCGTAGATACATTTAGGTTCTTTCAAGGAGCTTCTAGACCAACATTTTCCAAACCCATCCCAAAGAATTCCCAATTCAACCCCAGTGAAAGCATCACTGGAGGAGAAAACAGGTTTTCTTTGCTTGTGGAtgaaactgagataaagtctgCAAAGAAACAGCTGTTCAGTTCAAACAAATGTTACACCACGCCTGAAGAGCAGCAGCGACTGGGCACTTTTGCAGAATATGAGGCAACATGGAACTTGCAAAAGAAGACAACAGGGGGAAGAACATCCAGCAGATATCACTCTGCAGAGAACATTTTGGATTCAGGGATAGAAGAAGGCAGCAGCACAGTCTGTATTCATGAAAGGTCCAGGTCCTCTCCTTCAGCAGACTTTCATGGGGAA AAAATCAGTCTGTCAGCAGAGAAGCCTTTGGTAGCAACTCATTCAGAAAACATCCTAGACCCAGAGACAATTTATAGTGACAG TAACCTGATGGAGAACGCAACAGAGCCCATCTCTGCTGTTAAAAACATTCCTATGAGGATTGTCCATGCAGAAGGCATCTCTGATGCAGAAAATAAGAATTATCTGCTTCCCAATGAGTCACCTGGTGGCACTGATAAAGGTTTTACACACCAACTAAACGTACCCTGCTCTCCAGAGCAGCCTCCTTCCCTTTTCCAGGCCATGCAATTCAGTTTTTCTGAGGTCCAGAAGATggacagcacagagacagtgaaGCTGGGTGCAACTGCTATTGGACTATCTGAGGAGGATGAGAAGACAGAAGAGTTAGCCAGAGATATTATGGGAATGGATAAGAGTCTGGTAGACATTTTGGATCAGAGCAAGATGAAGACCACTATGGACCTAATGGAAGGAATCTACCCTCAAGGAGAACAGATTCTAGAGGGCCTACAGCAGAGGAGAAAATCAGCTTCAAAACAGTCTCCTAAAACCCCACCAGAGAA AGCCGATGACAAAATGGCGGCGTCCGCCTCCCTAGCAACGAGCTCTTCATACTACAATACGTCAGCTCCTAAAGCCGAGCTCCTGATTAAGATGAAAGACATGCAAGAACAGATGAAGGAGCAGGGCTCTGAAGATGAACTTGAATATGATCTGGCTAGTAAAAAG CAGGAGCTGATTGACAGCCTGAGCAGGAAACTTCAGGTACTACGTGAGGCCAGAAAAAGTCTTCTGGAGGACATGCAGGACAACAACACCCTGGGTGAAGAAGTGGAGGCCACAGTGCAGGCCATTTGCAAGCCTAATGAGTTGGACAAGTTCTGCATGTTTGTCGGAGACCTGGACAAGGTGGTCAGCCTACTGCTCTCACTGTCGGGGAGACTGGCACGTGTGGAAAATGCTCTTAATAACCTGGAGGATGGTGTTTCAGCTAATGAGAAG CATACACTAACAGAAAAACGAAAGCTCCTGATTCGCCAGCATGAAGACGCCAAGGAGTTGAAGGAAAACCTGGACCGAAGGGAGCGCCTGGTCTACGATATCTTGGCCAGCTACCTGAGCGAGGAACACCTTGCTGACTACCAGCACTTTGTGAAGATGAAGTCGGCACTCATCATTGAGCAAAGAAAACTTGAGGACCGGATAAAATTGGGAGAGGAGCAGCTAAAGTGTTTGAAGGACAGCCTGCCTCTGGAGCAGAGACTGGGCTACTAA
- the LOC113653713 gene encoding claudin-34-like codes for MPYLVHTAHAQFVGLWVGAVGWILTIVAIGLVEWRVWEVSDLSVITSGMAWVGIWKVCFYTSVIVTPEYKVMYCQRMQLTDPYMPNEIAAAQALMLLAFILGFFANSSIIYGLRNVYFGLNEARSITLPFSFGGGLMLLAGVSSLIPLYWNINSVVTNQTINFPPNFNMPPAPDKQYVGPGIAVGIFASILVVLSGIVFLCYKLPEGLNSKIKPSRKKENHGGLCETEMAVHVKSRQKPEQDRINSLGIDNLAFQSPKDG; via the coding sequence ATGCCATACCTGGTACACACTGCCCATGCCCAGTTTGTGGGGTTATGGGTTGGTGCGGTTGGTTGGATTCTCACCATTGTAGCCATCGGCCTGGTGGAGTGGAGGGTGTGGGAGGTATCCGACCTGTCTGTCATCACCTCTGGTATGGCTTGGGTGGGTATCTGGAAGGTGTGCTTTTACACCAGTGTAATTGTCACACCTGAATACAAGGTCATGTACTGCCAGCGGATGCAACTGACGGACCCTTACATGCCTAATGAGATCGCTGCTGCCCAGGCGCTCATGCTGCTTGCCTTTATCTTGGGATTTTTTGCTAATTCCAGCATCATTTATGGACTCAGAAACGTCTACTTTGGACTTAATGAGGCTAGATCTATCACACTGCCTTTTTCCTTTGGTGGAGGACTTATGTTACTTGCTGGTGTGAGCTCATTAATTCCTCTTTACTGGAACATAAACTCTGTGGTGACTAACCAGACCATCAACTTTCCACCTAACTTCAACATGCCCCCAGCTCCTGATAAGCAGTATGTTGGTCCAGGTATCGCTGTTGGAATTTTTGCGTCCATCTTGGTGGTATTAAGTGGAATAGTGTTCCTGTGCTATAAGCTGCCAGAAGGACTGAACTCCAAAATCAAACCTTCAAGGAAAAAGGAGAACCACGGTGGACTGTGTGAAACTGAAATGGCAGTGCATGTAAAATCCAGGCAAAAACCTGAGCAAGACAGAATAAACAGCCTCGGCATTGATAACCTGGCTTTCCAGTCCCCAAAAGACGGGTAA
- the LOC113654044 gene encoding putative claudin-24 encodes MDSEVCVLELLGVFLSLSAWLFSLTTTLMSQWLTLSTELLPAESYELGLWGTCVVQELGVLECQRYDSLLGLPPDIRLARILMCAALATGLLGISFAIPGIYLVNSCKGSETLREKRTLKMMGGVLCFAAGIMALIPVSYIAHLTVLRFFDESIPDVVPRWEFGQALFWGWTAAFLHIVAGSLLITSCVCLQDIPCPLPESVPLRGRHASPEISPGRRTEYV; translated from the coding sequence ATGGATTCGGAAGTATGTGTTCTGGAGCTTCTTGGTGTATTCCTCTCTCTGAGCGCCTGGCTCTTCTCATTAACCACCACTCTGATGTCGCAGTGGCTCACTCTGTCCACCGAACTTCTTCCTGCTGAGAGCTACGAACTGGGACTGTGGGGCACATGTGTGGTGCAGGAGCTGGGGGTTCTGGAGTGTCAGCGATATGACAGCCTCCTTGGACTCCCTCCGGATATCCGTTTGGCTCGGATCCTTATGTGTGCCGCCTTGGCAACTGGTTTACTGGGAATATCCTTTGCAATCCCAGGCATCTACCTGGTCAACAGTTGTAAAGGTTCTGAGACTCTCAGAGAGAAGAGGACGCTGAAGATGATGGGGGGAGTGCTGTGTTTTGCTGCAGGAATTATGGCCCTGATTCCTGTGTCATACATAGCCCATCTGACCGTTCTGAGATTCTTCGATGAGTCCATTCCTGATGTGGTTCCACGCTGGGAGTTTGGTCAGGCACTGTTCTGGGGCTGGACTGCAGCATTTCTGCACATTGTCGCTGGATCATTGCTTATTAcctcctgtgtctgtctgcaagATATACCATGTCCACTGCCAGAGTCTGTACCACTGCGAGGAAGACATGCCAGTCCTGAAATTTCTCCAGGAAGGAGGACAGAATATGTGTGA
- the shroom2b gene encoding protein Shroom2 isoform X4 — MVDIVTQTMPAESDIHMARNLLMKIVQSSMRKNEPLCRPQSWHSSNIAENSSEVHEIEDNTGLEPVWQTKCDADSSSNDFIVCWSQTNLQRVSCQFSSVGNMELLEHSSNSHHSGAENLATTSVGDNHNSGFRGFSSCTPEQCLSESASTTESTFYQGSQREHHKYLQIPVSNKGCISPKIEDKTGSRFFSSGRLNINPVWHVPETSSVAYSSPTPAPPLHNDSFMTTKVHETGLGIPYSHGQPTHSHQKSYSRVTGRQADDYNFSQQGLQSQHSYNSTFKKDFLQVYPSAADYCSNELNTTKLYSLSSTDVRQGQNPFSCQPQHQRQRSDESPFYPYPKSRFAPKMQSEGIYYHSLQNLPTNKGFQKQTGSTTGFMSSTNIDNSSYGMANYRYYCITSEEPTQEFSDGVEEHKSRPESNPTHSSSDRNPVNHQRTIKLKYPLTSLQASENKSYKHTVGPPKLEASGPATVKTNSVKKEKENKWWKDGSISENQHNNNIVNQQAEQRYFTRENKDTQNGPWISKNGHKICPQKTPLLHSLAQENRVLVESTTIKTKGCLIQEKPDPISGKQGRRSDRYATILLNEIQEKRAQLQKSRSAATLNYPGEFEEELGVWKSTETSTSSSDGSFTSTYKDHLKEAQARVLQATSFKRRDLELSGNETFHGHLATKSTNGNVSRIGSRKRFSLDKRVHSFSEPDKINEVGVGDKTSEQATLGSFVDTFRFFQGASRPTFSKPIPKNSQFNPSESITGGENRFSLLVDETEIKSAKKQLFSSNKCYTTPEEQQRLGTFAEYEATWNLQKKTTGGRTSSRYHSAENILDSGIEEGSSTVCIHERSRSSPSADFHGEKISLSAEKPLVATHSENILDPETIYSDSNLMENATEPISAVKNIPMRIVHAEGISDAENKNYLLPNESPGGTDKGFTHQLNVPCSPEQPPSLFQAMQFSFSEVQKMDSTETVKLGATAIGLSEEDEKTEELARDIMGMDKSLVDILDQSKMKTTMDLMEGIYPQGEQILEGLQQRRKSASKQSPKTPPEKADDKMAASASLATSSSYYNTSAPKAELLIKMKDMQEQMKEQGSEDELEYDLASKKQELIDSLSRKLQVLREARKSLLEDMQDNNTLGEEVEATVQAICKPNELDKFCMFVGDLDKVVSLLLSLSGRLARVENALNNLEDGVSANEKHTLTEKRKLLIRQHEDAKELKENLDRRERLVYDILASYLSEEHLADYQHFVKMKSALIIEQRKLEDRIKLGEEQLKCLKDSLPLEQRLGY, encoded by the exons ATAACTCTGGATTTAGGGGATTTTCTTCTTGTACCCCTGAACAGTGTTTGTCAGAAAGTGCTTCCACAACAGAGTCCACGTTTTACCAGGGCAGCCAAAGGGAACACCACAAGTACCTACAGATTCCTGTGAGTAATAAAGGTTGTATCAGCCCTAAGATCGAAGACAAGACTGGCTCCAGATTCTTCTCCTCTGGGAGGTTAAATATTAACCCTGTGTGGCATGTTCCAGAGACATCTTCAGTGGCTTACTCATCACCCACCCCGGCTCCACCTTTACACAATGACAGTTTCATGACAACTAAAGTTCATGAGACGGGACTAGGCATCCCATACTCACATGGACAACCTACACATTCCCATCAGAAATCCTATAGTAGAGTTACAGGCAGGCAGGCTGATGATTACAATTTTAGTCAACAAGGACTCCAATCACAACACAGCTACAACTCAACATTTAAGAAAGATTTTCTTCAGGTATACCCATCAGCTGCGGACTACTGCTCAAATGAGCTGAATACCACAAAGCTTTATTCCTTATCTAGTACTGACGTAAGACAAGGTCAGAACCCTTTTTCTTGTCAGCCTCAACACCAACGGCAGCGTAGTGATGAGAGTCCATTTTACCCTTATCCCAAGAGCAGGTTTGCACCCAAAATGCAGAGTGAGGGCATCTACTACCACAGCCTGCAAAATCTTCCCACTAATAAGGGTTTCCAGAAGCAAACTGGAAGTACAACTGGGTTTATGTCTAGCACAAATATTGACAACAGCTCTTATGGAATGGCTAATTATCGGTACTATTGCATTACTTCTGAAGAGCCCACACAGGAGTTCTCAGATGGAGTTGAAGAGCATAAATCTAGGCCAGAATCAAATCCAACCCACAGTAGCAGTGACAGGAACCCCGTAAACCATCAAAGAACCATAAAATTAAAGTACCCTCTAACTTCTTTGCAGGCATCTGAGAACAAAAGCTATAAACATACAGTCGGTCCTCCGAAATTAGAAGCTTCAGGTCCAGCAACAGTGAAGACTAACTCTgtgaaaaaagagaaggaaaataaatggtGGAAGGATGGATCAATTTCTGAGaaccaacacaacaacaacatagtGAATCAACAGGCAGAACAGAGATATTTTACCAGAGAAAATAAAGATACCCAAAATGGCCCTTGGATATCCAAGAATGGACATAAAATCTGCCCTCAGAAGACCCCATTGTTACATTCTTTAGCTCAGGAGAACAGGGTTCTGGTTGAGAGTACCACGATCAAAACAAAAGGGTGCTTAATACAAGAAAAACCCGACCCCATTAGTGGTAAGCAAGGAAGACGAAGTGACCGTTATGCCACTATTTTGCTCAATGAGATTCAAGAAAAGAGAGCCCAGCTGCAAAAGAGTCGGAGTGCAGCTACCTTAAATTATCCAGGTGAATTTGAGGAGGAACTAGGGGTCTGGAAGTCCACAGAGACATCAACATCCTCTTCAGATGGATCTTTTACAAGCACCTACAAGGACCACCTGAAAGAGGCACAAGCCAGGGTTCTACAGGCCACATCCTTTAAAAGGAGAGATCTGGAGCTTTCTGGGAATGAAACATTTCATGGTCATTTAGCCACAAAATCTACCAATGGAAATGTCTCCCGCATTGGAAGTCGAAAACGTTTCTCCCTGGACAAAAGGGTCCATTCTTTCTCAGAGCCTGACAAGATCAATGAAGTAGGTGTAGGAGACAAAACCTCAGAACAAGCAACTCTTGGATCATTCGTAGATACATTTAGGTTCTTTCAAGGAGCTTCTAGACCAACATTTTCCAAACCCATCCCAAAGAATTCCCAATTCAACCCCAGTGAAAGCATCACTGGAGGAGAAAACAGGTTTTCTTTGCTTGTGGAtgaaactgagataaagtctgCAAAGAAACAGCTGTTCAGTTCAAACAAATGTTACACCACGCCTGAAGAGCAGCAGCGACTGGGCACTTTTGCAGAATATGAGGCAACATGGAACTTGCAAAAGAAGACAACAGGGGGAAGAACATCCAGCAGATATCACTCTGCAGAGAACATTTTGGATTCAGGGATAGAAGAAGGCAGCAGCACAGTCTGTATTCATGAAAGGTCCAGGTCCTCTCCTTCAGCAGACTTTCATGGGGAA AAAATCAGTCTGTCAGCAGAGAAGCCTTTGGTAGCAACTCATTCAGAAAACATCCTAGACCCAGAGACAATTTATAGTGACAG TAACCTGATGGAGAACGCAACAGAGCCCATCTCTGCTGTTAAAAACATTCCTATGAGGATTGTCCATGCAGAAGGCATCTCTGATGCAGAAAATAAGAATTATCTGCTTCCCAATGAGTCACCTGGTGGCACTGATAAAGGTTTTACACACCAACTAAACGTACCCTGCTCTCCAGAGCAGCCTCCTTCCCTTTTCCAGGCCATGCAATTCAGTTTTTCTGAGGTCCAGAAGATggacagcacagagacagtgaaGCTGGGTGCAACTGCTATTGGACTATCTGAGGAGGATGAGAAGACAGAAGAGTTAGCCAGAGATATTATGGGAATGGATAAGAGTCTGGTAGACATTTTGGATCAGAGCAAGATGAAGACCACTATGGACCTAATGGAAGGAATCTACCCTCAAGGAGAACAGATTCTAGAGGGCCTACAGCAGAGGAGAAAATCAGCTTCAAAACAGTCTCCTAAAACCCCACCAGAGAA AGCCGATGACAAAATGGCGGCGTCCGCCTCCCTAGCAACGAGCTCTTCATACTACAATACGTCAGCTCCTAAAGCCGAGCTCCTGATTAAGATGAAAGACATGCAAGAACAGATGAAGGAGCAGGGCTCTGAAGATGAACTTGAATATGATCTGGCTAGTAAAAAG CAGGAGCTGATTGACAGCCTGAGCAGGAAACTTCAGGTACTACGTGAGGCCAGAAAAAGTCTTCTGGAGGACATGCAGGACAACAACACCCTGGGTGAAGAAGTGGAGGCCACAGTGCAGGCCATTTGCAAGCCTAATGAGTTGGACAAGTTCTGCATGTTTGTCGGAGACCTGGACAAGGTGGTCAGCCTACTGCTCTCACTGTCGGGGAGACTGGCACGTGTGGAAAATGCTCTTAATAACCTGGAGGATGGTGTTTCAGCTAATGAGAAG CATACACTAACAGAAAAACGAAAGCTCCTGATTCGCCAGCATGAAGACGCCAAGGAGTTGAAGGAAAACCTGGACCGAAGGGAGCGCCTGGTCTACGATATCTTGGCCAGCTACCTGAGCGAGGAACACCTTGCTGACTACCAGCACTTTGTGAAGATGAAGTCGGCACTCATCATTGAGCAAAGAAAACTTGAGGACCGGATAAAATTGGGAGAGGAGCAGCTAAAGTGTTTGAAGGACAGCCTGCCTCTGGAGCAGAGACTGGGCTACTAA